Within Malus domestica chromosome 04, GDT2T_hap1, the genomic segment tcaaagagaaaaggtaatgcttccaagaatgattatgcaaagtatatggaagatcttgcccgccaaggtgaattgaatttggcccgggaaatggctaaatttgaggctgataaggctagagaggatgcaaaagctgcagcttttgagagaaaatttgaagctgatgagagagaaagagaactacttcggcaagaaagggaacatagaagagaagaaagaatggctgaACGAGATCATGACATTATGAAGGAacctttagaagggaagtctccagactctaaatatttttggaagtcagAGAAAGCGGATGTGTtgcgaaggaggcgtgcaagagaagcgagagcaagaggagatggtcctagcaccacAAGAGAAGATTATCCTAGCATgacaagagaagatcatcctagcaccacaaattggttaggtgATGGTTATCATCCATTCACGaacccataattttccaatcaattcgggttgtaatttcttattcgggttgtaatttcttattcgggttgtaatttcttattcattgaatagagtactttatgttgtttccaatttattgaacttAGTACTTTATTCAAAACAcatttaaacacaccaaataaaataacatcaacacaccaaataaacacaccaaataaaaacaaacaccaaataaaataaaattacatttcaactcactaaatgaactaaaaaaacacaccacataaaataaaataaacacaccaaataaaaacaaacaccaaataaaataaaattacatttcagctcactaaatgaactaaaaaaacacaccacataaaataaaataaacacaccaaataaaaacaaacaccaaataaaataaaattacatttcaactcactaaatgaactaaaaaaacacaccacataaaataaaataaacacaccaaataaaaacaaacactaatGAACTTAAGTATCGTCAGCACCCCTAAattcccactggtgctctatcaagtcaagttggcgggcattgtgcatatttgacctttgaagtgcagtatatcgttggatgatcctttcattgtaacgtccatccctttctaatggctcatgttgcacgggctcatcggtggcgtcatgagcacaatatatacgtgttcttgaattgttcatcgtgtctggctcatattcatcaacggcttcataatcgtactcatcttccacaatcatgttgtgaagaatgatgcacgtcatcatgatggatcgaagcgactctacatcaaacaatctggcagcacccctgatgatcgcccagcgagcttggaggataccgaaacaacgctccacatccttcctgcacccttcttgacatcttgcaaagtgtttttcctttgcactgcacggacgtggcactgttttgacaaatgttgaccaccttgggtaaatgccatcagctaggtagtatggcccgtcgtaCATACGTCCATTGACCTcatacgtgacttttggtgcctttccttgcaggacatcgttgaacactggggattgggcaaggacgttgaggtcattttgagctcccggaaccccgaaaaaggcgtgccaaatccatgtatcaaaagatgccaccgcctccaaaatgatactttttgatccttttctgtccccataagcgccttgccatgcacttggacagtttttccaagtccagtgcatacaatcaatgcttccaatcatccctggaaaacctcgcatctcgcctttcttcagaagcctttgcaagtccatatGAGTAGGTCtccggaggtactctgcggtgtagatagattcgattgccGAACAAAACCTCATgagggactcaagaatggttaattgtcccatcctcgttatctcgtccacttggtctgcagctgctccatatgcaagcatccgcaaggcagcagtaattttttgctgaggcaggagacccatagcaccaaaagcattcggcttttgcacaaagtaagaatcatggttgcaaacagcgcccatgattttgttgaacaaatgtcgttccattctaaaacgacgtcggaAGTATGTTtcagggaatgcactgttacggacaaaataatcgtccaagagcTCCTGACCTCGTCGTTGCCTGTTTCTATCAATGTTTACAGCACGGTTGGGCCTGCAGATATGAGCCACAGCTTGGACGACTCGACGGGATTGTGAGGCTCCTGCCATTCTTGATTCGTCATCTCTCCGTCTACGCtcgtcatcctcttccatctcattttgggcCCAATCCCTAACATTGAACATTCCTtgtgattggttaaacaattcttcctcttcttgctcgatttcccacatcatctttgaagaagaagaagaagacattgtaaaaaggaagcagaaactatgaataatgatagggattttggtgaagaaggaagcaaaaactatgaataatgatagggattttggcgaagaaggaagcagaaactatgaataatgatagagatcttgagaaaattgg encodes:
- the LOC139195086 gene encoding protein ALP1-like; this translates as MSSSSSSKMMWEIEQEEEELFNQSQGMFNVRDWAQNEMEEDDERRRRDDESRMAGASQSRRVVQAVAHICRPNRAVNIDRNRQRRGQELLDDYFVRNSAFPETYFRRRFRMERHLFNKIMGAVCNHDSYFVQKPNAFGAMGLLPQQKITAALRMLAYGAAADQVDEITRMGQLTILESLMRFCSAIESIYTAEYLRRPTHMDLQRLLKKGEMRGFPGMIGSIDCMHWTWKNCPSAWQGAYGDRKGSKSIILEAVGKAPKVTYEVNGRMYDGPYYLADGIYPRWSTFVKTVPRPCSAKEKHFARCQEGCRKDVERCFGILQARWAIIRGAARLFDVESLRSIMMTCIILHNMIVEDEYDYEAVDEYEPDTMNNSRTRIYCAHDATDEPVQHEPLERDGRYNERIIQRYTALQRSNMHNARQLDLIEHQWEFRGADDT